One part of the Mariniblastus fucicola genome encodes these proteins:
- a CDS encoding putative molybdenum carrier protein codes for MSVTLTQIVSGGQTGVDRAGLDAAIFHEIPHGGWCPEGRRAEDGRIPDSYRLSETKSRNYAVRTRQNVIDSDGTLILFEAAMSRGTELTAKYAARYSRPLLTLDVVEFPDWSEERFETEVQNVLSWLESQNVNVLNIAGPRESSCPGIGGIARMFLLKLFESQVAAGS; via the coding sequence ATGTCTGTGACTCTCACGCAAATCGTCTCCGGTGGCCAGACAGGAGTCGACCGTGCGGGACTCGACGCAGCAATCTTTCACGAGATTCCTCACGGCGGTTGGTGCCCCGAAGGTCGACGTGCCGAAGACGGACGAATTCCGGATTCCTATCGGCTGAGCGAAACGAAGAGCCGCAACTATGCCGTTCGGACTCGACAGAACGTGATCGATTCTGACGGTACGCTGATCCTTTTCGAAGCCGCCATGTCACGTGGGACCGAATTGACCGCAAAGTATGCGGCTCGATATTCGCGGCCGCTACTGACACTGGATGTCGTGGAATTTCCAGATTGGAGCGAAGAGCGTTTCGAAACGGAAGTTCAAAACGTGTTGTCGTGGCTTGAGTCGCAGAACGTGAACGTGCTCAACATTGCCGGTCCGAGAGAGTCGAGTTGTCCTGGAATTGGCGGCATCGCCAGAATGTTTTTGCTGAAACTATTCGAATCGCAAGTCGCCGCCGGAAGCTGA
- the tadA gene encoding tRNA adenosine(34) deaminase TadA, translating to MDLEIFPHEHFMQKAFQQAQAARELDEVPVGAIIQREGKVIGAAHNLTRQLRDPTAHAEMMAITQAAEAIGDWRLNECTLYVTLEPCPMCAGAIVNARVGTVVYGAADPKAGAVESLFTLLNDDRLNHKSEVVAGVMGPKCGNILTEFFREKRQAKKK from the coding sequence ATGGATTTGGAAATTTTTCCGCACGAACATTTCATGCAAAAGGCTTTTCAGCAGGCGCAGGCCGCCAGGGAGCTGGATGAAGTTCCCGTTGGCGCGATCATTCAGCGTGAAGGAAAAGTCATCGGAGCCGCTCATAACTTGACACGTCAACTACGCGATCCGACGGCGCATGCCGAAATGATGGCCATCACGCAAGCCGCCGAAGCGATCGGAGACTGGCGGCTGAACGAATGTACTTTGTATGTCACGCTCGAGCCCTGCCCAATGTGCGCCGGAGCCATCGTCAACGCCCGAGTCGGGACGGTGGTTTATGGCGCGGCCGATCCCAAAGCCGGAGCGGTTGAGTCGCTTTTCACACTGTTGAATGATGATCGACTGAATCATAAAAGCGAGGTCGTCGCTGGAGTGATGGGGCCGAAGTGTGGCAATATCCTGACCGAGTTCTTTCGGGAAAAACGCCAGGCAAAGAAAAAGTAA
- a CDS encoding LysM peptidoglycan-binding domain-containing protein: MRDPFKQNSNKQLVREAQFGFTVIGLLIATLIYVAYFRLNGASDSTPEHIQSSPIAMQVFPNSPNYDRESNRMRTDDAPSFARNPAGTTFGGGPSGSSSDNANGFKQANSFKPPNKFKRSGSFQQANSFQPDDPDRATDSPKPTNKFSPKNSFTSESSPLVSVPKRMMNESNRTARSLRDAAELISESSTRIAALTTEPKTDKPVELVSNPAADGARDSGFKVLKQPEPDAATKLQTQPASFPTFKPTQSNTDKATASKTTAPKENSPSGEFKPLGSGGFKPVKASPPIDKPELERETKLPPLPSGTKFKFEPFNAPTIKAEPDAASLSDAALDPPKAAPVQLPSDDPVTSPTTSVNDENASRLPKLPHQSLSDLRSPTAPNSATTEPLPNPETNPMPSVTADTKTSAQPTTTQDTAVVKTVSFEKTTWTVKKGDSFWSIAQTHYGDGRFFRALYKQNRELVPGFENLTEGVELVLPSIDDLCQRYPYDCPSDAVHKNDPWRATPDKLMDNLVNECDDDLDRRLYETKTKDTLFKIARRQLGQASRYAELIELNRFRIGQDVTHETELPPGIQLLLPEK, translated from the coding sequence ATGCGTGATCCGTTCAAACAGAACTCCAACAAGCAACTTGTTCGCGAAGCCCAGTTTGGCTTTACGGTCATCGGTTTGCTGATTGCGACGCTAATCTATGTCGCATACTTTCGGCTTAACGGAGCCAGCGATTCGACCCCCGAACACATCCAGAGTTCGCCGATCGCGATGCAGGTGTTTCCGAATTCGCCAAACTACGACCGGGAAAGTAATCGCATGCGTACGGACGATGCTCCATCGTTCGCTCGCAATCCTGCAGGCACAACGTTTGGCGGCGGGCCTTCGGGATCTTCGTCGGACAATGCCAACGGATTCAAGCAAGCGAACTCGTTCAAGCCACCGAATAAGTTCAAGCGATCTGGTTCGTTCCAACAAGCCAACTCGTTCCAGCCGGACGATCCGGACCGGGCAACAGATTCGCCCAAGCCCACGAATAAGTTCTCGCCAAAGAATTCTTTTACCAGCGAATCGTCACCGCTTGTTTCCGTTCCCAAGCGGATGATGAACGAGTCGAATCGTACGGCGCGAAGCCTGCGCGACGCGGCGGAATTGATTTCGGAATCGTCGACACGTATTGCTGCTTTGACGACGGAGCCGAAAACAGACAAACCGGTGGAACTTGTGAGCAATCCGGCTGCCGACGGAGCACGAGATTCTGGATTCAAGGTTTTAAAACAGCCAGAACCTGACGCGGCGACGAAGTTGCAGACCCAGCCAGCCAGCTTTCCGACTTTCAAGCCGACTCAAAGTAACACCGACAAAGCAACCGCGTCCAAAACAACCGCGCCGAAAGAAAATTCGCCTTCTGGAGAGTTTAAGCCTCTTGGTTCTGGCGGATTCAAGCCCGTAAAGGCCAGCCCACCCATCGACAAGCCGGAACTTGAGCGCGAGACGAAACTGCCGCCGCTACCCAGTGGCACGAAGTTCAAGTTTGAGCCATTCAACGCGCCGACGATCAAGGCCGAACCAGACGCAGCTTCACTTTCAGACGCAGCTTTGGATCCGCCCAAAGCCGCACCTGTACAGTTGCCTTCAGACGATCCGGTGACTTCACCGACAACAAGCGTGAACGACGAGAATGCTTCTCGATTGCCAAAGCTTCCGCATCAGTCGCTCTCTGATTTGCGTTCTCCGACAGCTCCGAATTCAGCCACGACAGAACCTTTGCCGAATCCCGAGACGAACCCGATGCCTTCGGTAACAGCTGATACCAAAACGTCAGCACAGCCAACGACGACTCAGGATACTGCAGTGGTCAAAACGGTTTCGTTTGAGAAAACAACGTGGACGGTTAAAAAAGGCGACAGTTTCTGGTCAATCGCCCAAACCCATTATGGTGACGGACGATTCTTCCGCGCACTTTATAAACAGAATCGAGAACTGGTTCCCGGGTTCGAAAATCTGACTGAGGGAGTTGAACTGGTTCTGCCTTCGATCGACGATTTATGCCAACGGTACCCGTACGACTGTCCTTCCGACGCAGTTCACAAAAACGATCCATGGCGCGCGACGCCGGACAAGCTGATGGACAATTTGGTCAACGAGTGCGACGATGATCTGGATCGGCGCCTTTACGAAACGAAGACGAAAGATACACTTTTCAAGATCGCTCGCCGGCAACTTGGGCAAGCATCGCGTTACGCGGAATTGATCGAATTGAATCGGTTTCGGATAGGCCAGGACGTGACGCACGAAACCGAATTGCCACCTGGAATTCAGCTGCTCTTGCCAGAAAAATAA
- a CDS encoding response regulator codes for MSDPNPYVAGLLELVDNLAFCFSLDGSTLFYFNEAAKRVYGETAEDLAQQPGLWLQRVHEADRDRLQENLSKMPELSSFEQKFRFHASSGEVRGVSGKFHVMTNEAGEPEAIGAIIMDVTDRVKAERRFQESQAIYHALVESLPLNVFRKDLQGRILFANQRFCKEVGLPLEKLLGKKDIELFGKELGEKYEADDRHVIETGEVLHDIEYHPGDGAFKHVEVLKAPVTDTRGNRVGTQGMFWDVTDRIEAEQALREAKEIAENANQAKSDFLANVSHEIRTPMNGIIGMSELVLQEIKSGKSRERVEMILESGESLLSLINEILDFSKIESGKINLDSERFDLRERIGDTVRSFGFRAQEKRVELILHFDPSLPDEIVGDLHRLRQVVVNLVGNAVKFTHDGHVFFSAQSKKETPEDVTIEFTVVDTGIGIPPEDHEKIFREFEQVDSSTTREFGGTGLGLAISSKIVEMMGGKLNVESCPGIGSRFSFEAKFFKGAASNTFGEDERIFIGKSVLVATGHQLHSESLQQQLAWHRMIVGSVTNLDHAKRLLTQHSDEGAPVEIMVLDAMMPDAKPFLRWLVDHEAISLPKLILLNSTARTDSLTVPEGLEVVQQLLKPVKYSELRAAFVSAVTGPDTEIQPISEEVPTGPNRKLGILLVEDNIINQKLALALLEQNGHTVTVACDGAEAVKFFKQQTFDLVLMDIQMPVMDGFEATLCIREYETSQSSLTETPIIALTAYASSADRERCLAAGMNEYISKPIRADALHRLIEQQTGSVSKESQSNGEAPASRVVDWSSAFETVGGHRPLLIELIEVFLKEKDQMLVAVENSIAAEDDQNARIAAHSLKGALGHLGALTASETAGQLESTAGNSPVDMGACHELFGQLKGLVKDVCEEFETFVGKE; via the coding sequence ATGTCTGATCCCAATCCATACGTCGCCGGGCTGTTGGAGCTCGTCGACAACCTTGCGTTCTGCTTTTCGCTCGACGGCAGCACGCTGTTCTACTTCAACGAAGCCGCCAAGCGAGTCTATGGCGAAACCGCTGAGGACCTTGCCCAGCAACCTGGCTTGTGGCTGCAACGCGTCCACGAAGCCGACCGTGATCGGTTGCAAGAAAATCTCTCAAAGATGCCGGAGCTTTCATCCTTCGAGCAAAAGTTTCGCTTTCACGCAAGTTCAGGCGAAGTCCGTGGCGTCAGTGGCAAATTCCACGTGATGACCAATGAGGCTGGCGAACCGGAAGCCATCGGCGCGATCATCATGGACGTCACCGATCGGGTCAAAGCCGAACGCAGGTTCCAGGAGTCGCAAGCGATTTATCACGCGCTGGTAGAAAGCCTTCCGTTGAACGTTTTTCGCAAGGATTTGCAGGGTCGAATCCTTTTCGCAAACCAGCGATTTTGCAAGGAAGTTGGACTTCCGTTGGAAAAGCTGCTGGGCAAAAAAGACATCGAACTGTTTGGCAAGGAGTTGGGCGAAAAATATGAAGCCGACGATCGCCATGTGATCGAAACCGGCGAAGTGCTTCACGACATCGAGTATCACCCAGGCGATGGTGCTTTCAAACATGTGGAAGTCCTCAAGGCTCCGGTCACGGACACCCGCGGAAACCGTGTCGGGACGCAAGGTATGTTTTGGGATGTGACCGACCGGATCGAAGCGGAACAAGCGCTCCGAGAGGCCAAAGAGATTGCGGAAAACGCGAATCAGGCGAAGAGCGATTTTTTGGCCAACGTCAGCCATGAAATTCGTACTCCAATGAATGGCATCATTGGAATGTCCGAGCTGGTTCTGCAGGAAATCAAATCCGGAAAGTCTCGCGAGCGAGTCGAGATGATTCTTGAGTCCGGCGAGTCGCTGTTGAGTTTGATCAACGAGATTCTTGACTTTTCGAAAATCGAATCTGGAAAAATCAATCTCGATTCGGAACGATTTGATTTGCGAGAACGGATCGGCGACACCGTACGCTCATTCGGATTCCGGGCTCAGGAAAAACGTGTCGAACTGATTTTACATTTCGATCCATCGCTTCCGGATGAAATCGTTGGCGACTTGCATCGACTCAGACAGGTCGTCGTGAACCTGGTCGGGAATGCGGTCAAGTTCACGCACGATGGTCATGTTTTCTTTTCGGCTCAGTCGAAAAAAGAAACGCCCGAGGATGTGACGATCGAATTTACTGTTGTCGACACGGGGATTGGAATCCCGCCAGAGGATCACGAAAAGATTTTTCGCGAGTTCGAACAGGTGGACTCATCGACGACTCGGGAATTCGGCGGAACGGGGCTTGGCCTCGCGATCTCATCCAAGATCGTGGAAATGATGGGCGGCAAACTGAACGTCGAAAGCTGTCCGGGAATCGGCAGCCGGTTTTCGTTCGAAGCCAAATTTTTCAAAGGCGCCGCATCAAACACGTTTGGCGAAGACGAGCGAATTTTCATCGGCAAATCCGTTCTCGTTGCAACGGGTCACCAATTGCACTCGGAAAGCTTGCAACAGCAACTGGCGTGGCATCGCATGATCGTCGGCTCGGTCACGAATCTCGATCACGCCAAACGGCTGCTGACCCAGCACAGCGACGAAGGTGCTCCGGTTGAGATCATGGTGCTGGATGCCATGATGCCCGATGCGAAGCCTTTTTTGCGTTGGCTGGTCGATCACGAAGCCATTTCGCTGCCCAAGCTTATCTTGTTGAATTCGACCGCAAGAACGGACTCGCTGACCGTTCCCGAGGGGCTTGAAGTGGTCCAGCAGCTTTTGAAGCCGGTCAAATATAGTGAACTGCGGGCCGCGTTTGTATCGGCTGTAACAGGACCGGACACCGAAATTCAACCGATATCGGAAGAGGTTCCTACAGGCCCGAATCGAAAGCTGGGCATTCTGTTGGTGGAAGACAATATCATCAACCAGAAACTTGCGTTGGCATTGCTGGAACAAAATGGACACACCGTGACCGTGGCGTGCGATGGTGCCGAAGCCGTCAAGTTTTTCAAACAGCAGACCTTCGACCTGGTTCTGATGGACATTCAGATGCCTGTCATGGATGGCTTTGAAGCCACACTGTGCATCCGCGAATACGAAACCTCACAGTCGTCGCTAACAGAAACGCCGATCATCGCGCTGACGGCTTACGCCAGCAGCGCCGACCGCGAACGATGTCTTGCCGCCGGAATGAATGAGTACATTTCCAAACCGATTCGCGCCGACGCGTTGCATCGTCTTATCGAGCAACAAACCGGTTCGGTTTCCAAAGAAAGTCAATCCAACGGTGAAGCTCCGGCCAGTCGCGTCGTCGACTGGAGTAGTGCTTTTGAAACCGTCGGGGGTCACCGTCCGTTGCTGATCGAGTTGATCGAAGTCTTCCTGAAAGAAAAAGATCAAATGTTGGTCGCGGTTGAAAACTCGATCGCTGCCGAAGACGACCAGAACGCTCGGATCGCGGCTCATTCGCTCAAGGGTGCGCTGGGACATCTCGGAGCATTGACGGCCAGCGAAACAGCGGGGCAACTGGAATCCACAGCCGGCAACTCGCCCGTCGACATGGGTGCCTGTCATGAACTGTTTGGACAACTGAAAGGTCTGGTCAAAGACGTATGCGAAGAGTTCGAAACGTTCGTCGGCAAAGAGTGA